The Methylobacterium currus genome contains a region encoding:
- a CDS encoding cold-shock protein gives MGRGRDFREPRRRGFDEGGGEPRWPDQAPQGSSYGGGYGGGGGGYGGGGGGGYGGGGFGGGGGGFDRGGPRSAAPSGPERDATVKWFNKEKGFGFVELGDGSGDAFLHIRAVEAAGHADLMPGTRLTVQTAQGQKGPQVTNITSVDTSTAEAPVRRDPRPPRTGGFGGGGGYGDRPERGGGGGRFASGPSTEMSGTVKWYDPAKGFGFVSVNDGGKDVFIHRSALARAGLESLAEGQPVTMGVVEGMKGREAQSISVD, from the coding sequence ATGGGACGTGGTCGTGATTTCAGGGAGCCGCGCCGTCGCGGCTTCGACGAGGGTGGTGGCGAGCCGCGGTGGCCTGACCAGGCGCCGCAGGGCAGCAGCTACGGCGGTGGCTATGGTGGCGGTGGCGGCGGCTACGGTGGCGGCGGCGGTGGTGGTTACGGCGGCGGCGGCTTCGGCGGCGGCGGCGGTGGCTTCGACCGCGGCGGACCGCGCAGCGCCGCCCCCTCCGGGCCGGAGCGTGACGCGACGGTCAAGTGGTTCAACAAGGAGAAGGGCTTCGGCTTCGTCGAGCTCGGCGACGGCTCGGGCGACGCCTTCCTCCACATCCGCGCCGTCGAGGCGGCCGGCCACGCCGATCTGATGCCGGGCACCCGCCTGACCGTCCAGACCGCGCAGGGCCAGAAGGGCCCGCAGGTGACCAACATCACCAGCGTGGACACCAGCACGGCCGAGGCTCCGGTCCGCCGCGATCCCCGCCCGCCGCGCACCGGCGGCTTCGGTGGTGGCGGCGGCTACGGCGACCGTCCCGAACGCGGTGGCGGCGGTGGACGCTTCGCCTCCGGCCCGTCGACCGAGATGAGCGGTACCGTGAAGTGGTACGATCCCGCCAAGGGTTTCGGCTTCGTCTCGGTGAATGACGGCGGCAAGGACGTCTTCATCCACCGCTCGGCGCTCGCCCGCGCCGGCCTCGAGTCCCTCGCCGAGGGCCAGCCCGTCACCATGGGCGTGGTCGAGGGCATGAAGGGCCGTGAGGCCCAGAGCATCAGCGTGGACTGA
- a CDS encoding protein adenylyltransferase SelO produces the protein MPAHPLRPSRRHADLGPDFYDVVAPARFPAHILRHRNQPWAERVGLSGLGDEAWIAHFGRFEPLPGSFPEPLALRYHGHQFRSYNPELGDGRGFLFAQVHDLADGRLLDLGTKGSGQTPWSRTADGRLTLKGGVREVLATTMLEALGVETSKSFSLIETGEALIRGDEPSPTRSSVLVRLSHSHIRIGTFQRFRAFDDTGNLLRLLDHTVRTYRPEAWRDDPADRAAAFLAEVCLRVARMGAQWMAAGFVHGVLNTDNINVTGESFDYGPWRFAPVNDPAFTAAYFDEYGLYAFGRQPEALGWNLARLAECLLPLSDEARLGAAMDAYGPALQDAFAHAILRRLGLAVPADETAMHALVGAFWAFLQQSRAPFEQVFFDWYGGLASEARAARSPAAAHYAGEGFARVRQALGAVSPDPAARLDHPYFARREPCTMLIDEVEALWAPIAADDDWSAYHAKLAAIGEMAQAYGTEPAAP, from the coding sequence ATGCCGGCCCACCCTCTTCGCCCGTCGCGCCGCCACGCCGATCTCGGCCCCGACTTCTACGACGTCGTCGCGCCCGCCCGCTTCCCGGCCCACATCCTGCGCCACCGCAACCAGCCCTGGGCCGAGCGAGTGGGCTTGAGCGGCCTCGGCGACGAGGCGTGGATCGCGCATTTCGGCCGGTTCGAACCGCTCCCCGGCAGCTTTCCCGAACCGCTGGCCCTGCGCTACCACGGCCACCAGTTCCGGAGCTACAACCCGGAACTCGGCGACGGCCGCGGCTTCCTGTTCGCGCAAGTGCACGATCTCGCCGACGGGCGCCTGCTCGATCTCGGCACGAAGGGCAGCGGCCAGACGCCGTGGTCGCGCACGGCCGACGGCCGCCTGACCCTCAAGGGCGGGGTGCGCGAGGTGCTGGCCACGACGATGCTCGAGGCCCTCGGCGTCGAGACCTCGAAGTCGTTCAGCCTGATCGAGACCGGGGAGGCGCTGATCCGCGGCGACGAGCCGTCGCCGACCCGCTCCTCGGTGCTGGTGCGGCTCAGCCACTCGCACATCCGCATCGGCACCTTCCAGCGCTTCCGCGCCTTCGACGACACCGGCAACCTGCTCCGGCTCCTCGACCATACGGTGCGCACCTACCGGCCGGAGGCGTGGCGCGACGATCCGGCGGACCGGGCCGCGGCCTTCCTCGCCGAAGTCTGCCTCCGGGTCGCCCGCATGGGCGCGCAATGGATGGCGGCAGGGTTCGTCCACGGCGTGCTCAATACCGACAACATCAACGTGACCGGCGAGAGCTTCGATTACGGCCCGTGGCGCTTCGCTCCCGTCAACGACCCGGCCTTCACCGCCGCCTATTTCGACGAGTACGGCCTCTACGCCTTCGGGCGCCAGCCGGAGGCCCTGGGGTGGAACCTCGCGCGCCTCGCCGAGTGCCTGCTGCCGCTCTCCGACGAGGCGCGGCTGGGTGCGGCGATGGACGCCTACGGCCCGGCCCTGCAGGACGCCTTCGCGCACGCGATCCTGCGCCGCCTGGGCCTCGCGGTGCCGGCGGACGAGACGGCGATGCACGCTCTCGTCGGGGCGTTCTGGGCCTTCCTGCAGCAGAGCCGGGCGCCGTTCGAGCAGGTCTTCTTCGACTGGTACGGGGGGCTGGCGAGCGAGGCGCGGGCGGCCCGCAGCCCGGCCGCCGCGCATTACGCCGGCGAGGGCTTTGCACGGGTGCGTCAGGCGCTCGGCGCCGTCTCGCCCGATCCGGCGGCGCGGCTCGACCATCCGTACTTCGCCAGGCGTGAGCCCTGCACGATGCTGATCGACGAGGTCGAGGCCCTGTGGGCGCCGATCGCGGCCGACGACGACTGGTCGGCCTACCACGCCAAGCTCGCGGCGATCGGCGAGATGGCGCAGGCCTACGGCACGGAGCCGGCCGCGCCCTGA
- a CDS encoding ABC transporter substrate-binding protein, which translates to MPGRTQRAGTRGRAAGGRFPVRRRAATVLGAALWLAALPAAARTLVFCSEGNPESLNPQLVTTTTGMDAAWPVFDTLVAFEPGTTTIRPSLAESWTVSPDGRDYTFSLRPGVAFHRNARFKPTRPLAAEDVVFSITRQWRADHPFHAVSGGQYAYFRDLGLPDLIEAVEALDPRTVRIRLREADATFLPNIAMALGAIQSAEYAAMLLAAGEQERFDREPIGTGPFSFVAFQPDVALRYRVFPEHWGGRQPVDSLVFSITPNAAVRLAKVRAGECHLMPFPNPADLDSIRTDPALTLMREEELNIGYLALNVLRPPFDDLRVRRAVAMAIDKAAIVEGIYGPGGTAARSPLPPNLWGHDPTLRDPPLDRAAAQRLLAEAGFPSGFEAELWYPPVSRAYNPNGRRVADMIQADLARIGVRLRLLTDEWSAYRAKMLAGVPAMALFGWTADNGDPDNFLGVLLGCIPARPGGSNVARWCDPAFDALVTRARRLPDQEARAALYRQAQGIFAREVPWVPIAHSAVFVVARREVTGYRMDPLGRHLFRGVGLSGADPRSPPEPPPRPQGAAGSVP; encoded by the coding sequence ATGCCGGGCAGGACTCAACGAGCCGGAACACGGGGCCGGGCCGCAGGCGGGCGGTTCCCCGTCCGTCGTCGCGCCGCGACCGTTCTGGGCGCCGCCCTCTGGCTCGCCGCGCTGCCGGCCGCCGCCAGGACCCTGGTCTTCTGCTCCGAGGGCAATCCCGAATCGCTCAACCCGCAGCTCGTCACCACGACGACGGGGATGGACGCGGCCTGGCCGGTCTTCGACACCCTGGTGGCGTTCGAGCCCGGCACCACCACGATCCGCCCGAGCCTCGCCGAATCCTGGACGGTCTCGCCGGACGGGCGCGACTACACCTTCTCCTTGCGGCCCGGCGTCGCGTTCCACCGCAACGCCCGGTTCAAGCCGACCCGGCCGCTCGCCGCCGAGGACGTGGTGTTCTCGATCACCCGGCAATGGCGGGCCGACCACCCGTTCCACGCCGTCTCCGGGGGGCAATACGCCTATTTTCGCGATCTCGGCCTGCCCGACCTGATCGAGGCCGTCGAGGCGCTCGATCCCCGCACGGTGCGCATCCGCCTGCGCGAGGCCGACGCCACCTTCCTGCCGAACATCGCCATGGCACTCGGGGCGATCCAGTCGGCGGAATACGCTGCCATGCTCCTGGCGGCCGGCGAGCAGGAGCGCTTCGACCGCGAGCCGATCGGCACCGGCCCGTTCAGCTTCGTGGCGTTCCAGCCCGACGTCGCGCTCCGCTACCGCGTCTTCCCGGAGCATTGGGGCGGGCGCCAGCCGGTCGACAGCCTGGTCTTCTCGATCACCCCCAACGCGGCGGTGCGGCTGGCCAAGGTCCGGGCCGGCGAGTGCCACCTGATGCCCTTCCCCAACCCGGCCGACCTCGACTCCATCCGGACCGACCCGGCGCTGACCCTGATGCGGGAGGAGGAGCTGAATATCGGCTACCTCGCCCTCAACGTGCTGAGACCGCCGTTCGACGACCTGCGGGTGCGCCGCGCCGTCGCGATGGCGATCGACAAGGCGGCGATCGTCGAGGGGATCTACGGCCCGGGCGGCACGGCGGCCCGCTCGCCCCTGCCGCCGAACCTCTGGGGCCACGACCCGACGCTCAGGGATCCGCCCCTCGACCGGGCGGCGGCGCAGCGGCTGCTGGCCGAGGCCGGGTTCCCGTCCGGCTTCGAGGCCGAGCTGTGGTACCCGCCGGTGAGCCGGGCCTACAATCCCAACGGCCGGCGCGTCGCCGACATGATCCAGGCCGACCTCGCCCGCATCGGCGTGCGGCTGCGGCTGCTCACCGACGAGTGGAGCGCCTACCGCGCCAAGATGCTGGCCGGCGTGCCGGCGATGGCGCTGTTCGGCTGGACCGCCGATAACGGCGATCCGGACAACTTCCTCGGCGTGCTGCTCGGCTGCATCCCGGCCCGGCCCGGCGGCAGCAACGTCGCCCGCTGGTGCGATCCCGCCTTCGACGCCCTGGTGACCCGGGCCCGGCGCCTGCCCGACCAGGAGGCCCGGGCCGCGCTCTACCGGCAGGCGCAAGGCATCTTCGCCCGCGAGGTGCCGTGGGTGCCGATCGCCCATTCGGCGGTGTTCGTCGTCGCGCGGCGCGAGGTGACGGGCTACCGCATGGACCCTCTCGGCCGGCACCTGTTCCGGGGCGTCGGCCTGAGCGGCGCCGATCCCCGCAGCCCCCCGGAGCCGCCTCCGCGGCCTCAGGGCGCGGCCGGCTCCGTGCCGTAG
- a CDS encoding sensor histidine kinase — protein MRVGHKIFLVGGLPIAIAALIALAGWLLLAQAGKARDGAVLAGAIYRTLTLSTTVRDEFVAARPAERTDHAERFARLTAESAGSLDDLRRFARTPDQAARIEAARDALKDSIEQMQALVRITRENDGLIAEMAARADALVSLADQARDRQRAANTDLVVSLTDKAGTLRQVRDVVGAVNELRALVAQAEIEAAKEAATGAVKGAGGGAGGAASSMVQVRNAARDLAAALKGDRREREAEELLILTAAYEAWRGTEEPRPLAAGGAVADHAPLPSPVSVLDEWCERVLKIDGSAQRALHDEVTQLLSYAVQANETEQATQNIALETLKLGQRTAEALRRRDVPAAAAMLEDGRRLSETAAALPISPLIQGEMIEAIDGWRERLGTTVEGLRRQNEGIAAMDGLAAVIGETARSLNEVFIDDADRLGTFLLRLLLVGAGAGLVVGSTVGLAAAHSITGPLRQLQRSMLALAADPSRRVLGGGDVGEAVGRRRDELGDMARATAMFVEEIGRRERALRRAKEEADRTLVELRQTQSDLIQAEKLASLGQLVAGVAHEINTPLGIALTTATLVRDEARDFGEVAKTGQLSRSRLSHFVERMQEGSHLLTANLARAADLVHSFKQVAVDRVSDEHRRFALREWLGELLRSLGPLLRRGGHRLDLEVQDLDAQDLEAPDGFGGGEFEVDTHPGALAQVITNLVKNAVVHAFADGKPGRIVVAVSQIAAPQGALPQEGGWVRLEVRDDGRGIATTDRERIFDPFFTTARHRGSSGLGMHIVYNLVTGQLQGRIAVESREGSGTVVRVEFPARLAPARVGAESRVAAQ, from the coding sequence ATGCGGGTCGGCCACAAGATCTTCCTGGTCGGCGGTCTGCCGATCGCCATCGCGGCGCTGATCGCGCTCGCCGGCTGGCTCCTGCTCGCCCAGGCCGGGAAGGCCCGCGACGGCGCGGTGCTGGCGGGGGCGATCTACCGCACCCTGACCCTGTCGACGACGGTGCGCGACGAGTTCGTGGCGGCGCGCCCGGCCGAGCGCACCGACCATGCCGAGCGCTTCGCCCGCCTGACCGCGGAATCGGCCGGCTCCCTCGACGACCTGCGCCGCTTCGCCCGCACCCCGGACCAGGCCGCCCGCATCGAGGCGGCGCGCGACGCGCTGAAGGATTCCATCGAGCAGATGCAGGCCCTGGTGCGGATCACCCGGGAGAATGACGGGCTGATCGCCGAGATGGCCGCCCGCGCCGACGCCCTGGTGAGCCTCGCCGACCAGGCCCGGGACCGTCAGCGCGCCGCCAATACCGACCTCGTCGTCTCCCTCACCGACAAGGCCGGGACCCTGCGGCAGGTCCGCGACGTGGTCGGGGCGGTCAACGAGCTGCGCGCCCTGGTGGCGCAGGCCGAGATCGAGGCCGCCAAGGAGGCCGCTACGGGGGCCGTGAAGGGCGCCGGGGGCGGGGCCGGCGGCGCGGCGTCCTCGATGGTTCAGGTGCGCAACGCCGCCCGCGACCTCGCGGCGGCGCTGAAAGGCGACCGGCGCGAGCGCGAGGCCGAGGAGCTGCTGATCCTGACCGCCGCCTACGAAGCCTGGCGCGGGACCGAGGAGCCGCGCCCCCTCGCCGCGGGCGGTGCGGTCGCGGACCATGCGCCGCTCCCCTCCCCGGTCAGCGTCCTCGACGAGTGGTGCGAGCGGGTCCTCAAGATCGACGGGTCGGCCCAGCGCGCCCTGCACGACGAGGTCACGCAGCTCCTCTCCTACGCCGTGCAGGCCAACGAGACCGAGCAGGCGACCCAGAACATCGCCCTCGAGACCCTCAAGCTCGGCCAGCGCACCGCCGAGGCGCTGCGCCGGCGCGACGTGCCGGCCGCGGCCGCGATGCTGGAGGACGGGCGGCGCCTGTCCGAGACCGCCGCCGCCCTGCCGATCTCGCCGCTGATCCAGGGCGAGATGATCGAGGCGATCGACGGCTGGCGCGAGCGCCTCGGCACCACGGTCGAGGGGCTGCGCCGGCAGAACGAGGGCATCGCGGCGATGGACGGCCTCGCCGCCGTGATCGGCGAGACCGCCCGCAGCCTCAACGAGGTCTTCATCGACGACGCCGACCGCCTCGGCACCTTCCTGCTGCGCCTGCTGCTCGTCGGCGCCGGCGCCGGCCTGGTGGTCGGCTCGACGGTGGGCCTCGCGGCGGCGCACTCGATCACCGGGCCCCTGCGCCAGCTCCAGCGCAGCATGCTGGCCCTTGCCGCCGATCCGTCCCGGCGCGTGCTGGGGGGCGGGGATGTGGGCGAGGCGGTCGGGCGCCGGCGCGACGAGCTCGGCGACATGGCGCGGGCCACCGCGATGTTCGTCGAGGAGATCGGCCGGCGCGAGCGGGCCCTGCGCCGGGCCAAGGAGGAGGCCGACCGGACGCTCGTCGAGCTGCGCCAGACCCAGTCCGACCTGATCCAGGCCGAGAAGCTCGCCTCGCTCGGCCAGCTCGTGGCCGGGGTCGCGCACGAGATCAACACGCCGCTCGGCATCGCGCTCACCACCGCGACCCTGGTGCGCGACGAGGCGCGGGATTTCGGCGAGGTGGCGAAGACCGGCCAGCTCTCGCGCTCGCGCCTCTCCCACTTCGTCGAGCGGATGCAGGAGGGCTCGCACCTGCTCACCGCCAACCTCGCCCGGGCGGCGGACCTGGTCCACAGCTTCAAGCAGGTCGCCGTCGACCGGGTGAGCGACGAGCACCGCCGCTTCGCCTTGCGCGAGTGGCTGGGAGAATTGCTGCGCAGCCTCGGGCCGCTCCTGCGCCGGGGCGGGCACCGGCTCGACCTGGAGGTCCAGGATCTGGACGCGCAGGATCTGGAAGCGCCTGACGGGTTCGGGGGCGGGGAGTTCGAGGTCGACACCCATCCGGGGGCGCTGGCCCAGGTCATCACCAACCTGGTCAAGAACGCGGTGGTGCACGCCTTCGCGGACGGAAAGCCGGGGCGCATCGTGGTCGCGGTCTCGCAGATCGCGGCCCCTCAGGGCGCGCTGCCCCAGGAGGGCGGCTGGGTGCGTCTCGAGGTGCGCGACGACGGCCGCGGCATCGCGACGACGGACCGGGAGCGCATCTTCGACCCGTTCTTCACCACCGCCCGCCACCGCGGCAGCTCGGGGCTCGGGATGCACATCGTCTACAACCTGGTCACCGGGCAGCTGCAGGGCCGCATCGCGGTCGAGAGCCGGGAGGGCAGCGGGACGGTGGTGCGGGTCGAGTTCCCGGCCCGGCTCGCGCCGGCGCGGGTGGGCGCGGAGAGCCGCGTGGCGGCACAATAG
- a CDS encoding porin, translating into MKLVKSLLLGSAAGLTVVAGAQAADLPIKKAAPVEYVRVCSAYGAGFFFIPGTDTCLRVSGRARFEAGYTQNFTRGNNGGGGDLSGYRGLGRLNLDARTQTAYGTLRAFVRFELASRTGAYLTSGTANRAANAFPALGVDTFNRAQQYVNVDKAFIQFAGLTAGRAASFYDFYAHDFEIIGTTLGSDVSSTNLLAYTATFGQGFSATLSLEDPIFRKTPIFGTGTALVNGQYQVFNSGSGNFTPVIAYNAAGVPVGVANYDVVQRSRMPDFVGALRYDAAWGSAQLSAAVHELTVGNASTITPFNGFPAIATGAAAAPRVSNEYGWAVQAGIKANLPFIAAGDALYLQGSYGEGANLYTGISAYNGSWTSNGNIASGASFNQWYSDAIVDPVTGKMSLATSWTVVASYLHYWSPEWRSAFMGSYGEIYHGQAARNNLALVSGLASTGVQPLGNPFLAQSAFNAVLRDSNQIVAGASLIWSPVKDLDIGIEGLYTRQAINNGRVIDANKTSAVPNGVNAAGLPTLNGAVLPTTTAIDGFNVRMRVQRDF; encoded by the coding sequence ATGAAGCTCGTGAAGAGCCTTCTGCTTGGGTCGGCCGCTGGCCTGACCGTTGTCGCGGGGGCGCAGGCTGCCGATCTGCCGATCAAGAAGGCGGCGCCTGTCGAGTACGTTCGTGTCTGCTCGGCCTATGGCGCCGGCTTCTTCTTCATCCCCGGCACCGATACCTGCCTGCGCGTCTCCGGCCGCGCCCGCTTCGAAGCCGGCTACACCCAGAACTTCACCCGCGGCAACAACGGCGGCGGCGGCGACCTGTCGGGCTACCGCGGCCTCGGCCGTCTGAACCTCGACGCCCGCACGCAGACCGCCTACGGCACCCTGCGCGCCTTCGTGCGCTTCGAGCTCGCCTCCCGCACCGGCGCCTACCTCACTTCGGGCACCGCCAACCGCGCCGCCAACGCCTTCCCGGCGCTCGGCGTCGACACGTTCAACCGCGCCCAGCAATACGTGAACGTCGACAAGGCCTTCATCCAGTTCGCCGGCCTCACCGCCGGTCGCGCGGCCTCGTTCTACGACTTCTACGCCCACGACTTCGAGATCATCGGCACCACGCTGGGCTCGGACGTCTCCTCCACCAACCTGCTCGCCTACACGGCCACCTTCGGCCAGGGCTTCTCGGCGACGCTCTCGCTCGAAGACCCGATCTTCCGCAAGACCCCGATCTTCGGCACCGGCACCGCCCTGGTGAACGGCCAGTATCAGGTCTTCAACTCCGGCAGCGGCAACTTCACCCCGGTCATCGCGTACAACGCGGCGGGCGTCCCGGTCGGCGTCGCCAACTACGACGTGGTCCAGCGCTCGCGCATGCCCGACTTCGTCGGCGCCCTGCGCTACGACGCCGCCTGGGGCTCGGCCCAGCTCTCGGCCGCCGTGCACGAGCTGACCGTCGGCAACGCCAGCACCATCACCCCCTTCAACGGCTTCCCGGCGATCGCCACCGGCGCCGCCGCGGCCCCGCGGGTGAGCAACGAGTACGGCTGGGCCGTGCAGGCCGGCATCAAGGCCAACCTGCCCTTCATCGCCGCTGGCGACGCCCTCTACCTACAGGGTTCGTACGGTGAGGGTGCCAACCTCTACACCGGCATCTCGGCGTATAACGGCAGCTGGACCTCGAACGGCAACATCGCCTCGGGTGCCTCGTTCAACCAGTGGTACTCGGACGCGATCGTCGACCCGGTCACCGGCAAGATGAGCCTCGCGACCAGCTGGACTGTCGTCGCCTCGTACCTGCACTACTGGTCGCCCGAGTGGCGCTCGGCCTTCATGGGCAGCTACGGCGAGATCTATCACGGCCAGGCCGCCCGCAACAATCTGGCGCTGGTCAGCGGCCTCGCCAGCACGGGCGTCCAGCCCCTCGGCAACCCGTTCCTGGCCCAGTCGGCCTTCAACGCGGTGCTGCGGGACTCCAACCAGATCGTCGCCGGCGCGAGCCTGATCTGGTCGCCGGTGAAGGACCTCGATATCGGCATCGAGGGTCTCTACACCCGCCAGGCCATCAACAACGGCCGCGTGATCGACGCCAACAAGACCTCGGCCGTCCCGAACGGCGTCAACGCCGCCGGCCTGCCAACCCTCAACGGCGCGGTCCTGCCGACCACGACCGCGATCGACGGGTTCAATGTCCGCATGCGCGTGCAGCGCGACTTCTAA
- a CDS encoding glutathione S-transferase family protein, whose product MSAVTTPPIDLYYWTTPNGWKASIMLEECALPYRMVPINIGKGAQTAPDFLAVSPHGKIPVIVDPDGPGGTPITVFESNAILQYLARKTGLFYPAEERARITVDIWLFWQAANFGPTLGQTHHFRIYASEKIPYAIERFTAATTKLYATLDAQLGRHACVAGDEYTIADMAILPWAKLWERQGQDIAAFPNVAAWIDRMKARPGVQRGFRLKPDPEEAPPGRREP is encoded by the coding sequence ATGTCGGCCGTGACGACGCCGCCGATCGACCTCTATTACTGGACGACGCCCAACGGCTGGAAAGCCTCGATCATGCTCGAGGAATGCGCCCTGCCGTACCGCATGGTGCCGATCAACATCGGCAAGGGCGCGCAGACCGCGCCCGACTTCCTGGCGGTGTCGCCGCACGGCAAGATCCCGGTCATCGTCGACCCGGACGGGCCCGGCGGCACCCCGATCACGGTGTTCGAGTCGAACGCGATCCTGCAATACCTCGCCCGCAAGACCGGGCTGTTCTACCCCGCCGAGGAGCGGGCCCGCATCACGGTCGACATCTGGCTGTTCTGGCAGGCCGCGAATTTCGGGCCGACCCTCGGCCAGACCCACCATTTCCGCATCTACGCCTCGGAAAAGATCCCCTACGCGATCGAGCGCTTCACCGCCGCGACGACGAAGCTCTACGCCACGCTCGACGCACAGCTCGGCCGCCACGCCTGCGTCGCTGGGGACGAGTATACCATTGCCGACATGGCGATCCTGCCCTGGGCCAAGCTCTGGGAGCGCCAGGGCCAGGACATCGCCGCCTTCCCGAACGTCGCCGCCTGGATCGACCGGATGAAGGCGCGCCCAGGGGTCCAGCGCGGCTTCCGGCTGAAGCCGGACCCGGAGGAGGCCCCACCAGGCAGGCGCGAGCCCTGA
- a CDS encoding DUF2147 domain-containing protein: MRSILIPALAASLLSAGVAVAAPAGDPSGTWLTEDGRAKIRIEKCGPGAAHACGKVVWLKTPLNDQGQPRTDIKNPDPKKRSRPVIGLTLMEGLKPEDGAYKGQIYNAEEGKLYDVSVSRESASELAISGCMLKILCGSQTWTKAPDEFAQVAPAPAGAAPAKAKPTAVKPAAN; the protein is encoded by the coding sequence ATGCGTTCGATCCTGATCCCGGCCCTTGCCGCCTCCCTGCTCTCCGCCGGTGTCGCCGTGGCGGCCCCCGCCGGCGACCCGTCCGGGACGTGGCTCACCGAGGACGGCCGGGCCAAGATCAGGATCGAGAAATGCGGTCCGGGTGCGGCCCATGCCTGCGGCAAGGTGGTGTGGCTGAAGACGCCTCTCAACGACCAGGGCCAGCCGCGCACCGACATCAAGAATCCCGACCCGAAGAAGCGCAGCCGCCCGGTGATCGGCCTCACCCTGATGGAGGGGCTGAAGCCCGAGGACGGCGCCTACAAGGGCCAGATCTACAATGCCGAGGAAGGCAAGCTCTACGACGTCTCGGTGAGCCGCGAGAGTGCGAGCGAGCTCGCGATCTCAGGCTGCATGCTGAAGATCCTGTGCGGCTCGCAGACCTGGACCAAGGCGCCCGACGAGTTCGCGCAGGTCGCGCCGGCACCGGCCGGTGCCGCCCCCGCGAAGGCGAAGCCGACTGCGGTCAAGCCCGCCGCGAACTGA
- the ndk gene encoding nucleoside-diphosphate kinase, whose amino-acid sequence MATERTFSILKPDATARNLTGAVNAVIEEAGLRIVAQRRIRMSDAQAKKFYEVHAERPFYGELVEFMTSGPVVVQVLEGENAVAKYREVMGATNPAQAAEGTIRQKFAKSVGENTVHGSDSLENAGIEIKQFFDEKDIVG is encoded by the coding sequence ATGGCCACCGAGCGCACCTTCTCCATCCTGAAGCCCGACGCCACCGCCCGGAACCTGACCGGCGCGGTCAACGCCGTGATCGAGGAGGCGGGCCTGCGCATCGTCGCCCAGCGCCGCATCCGCATGTCCGACGCCCAGGCCAAGAAGTTCTACGAGGTCCATGCCGAGCGCCCGTTCTACGGCGAGCTCGTCGAGTTCATGACCTCGGGCCCGGTCGTGGTCCAGGTGCTCGAGGGCGAGAACGCCGTCGCGAAGTACCGTGAGGTGATGGGCGCCACCAACCCGGCCCAGGCCGCCGAGGGCACCATCCGCCAGAAGTTCGCCAAGTCGGTCGGCGAGAACACCGTCCACGGCTCCGACAGCCTCGAGAACGCCGGCATCGAGATCAAGCAGTTCTTCGACGAGAAGGACATCGTCGGCTGA